Proteins found in one Macaca nemestrina isolate mMacNem1 chromosome 4, mMacNem.hap1, whole genome shotgun sequence genomic segment:
- the LOC105471325 gene encoding muscarinic acetylcholine receptor M2: MNNSTNSSNNSLALNSPYKTFEVVFIVLVAGSLSLVTIIGNILVMVSIKVNRHLQTVNNYFLFSLACADLIIGVFSMNLYTLYTVIGYWPLGPVVCDLWLALDYVVSNASVMNLLIISFDRYFCVTKPLTYPVKRTTKMAGMMIAAAWVLSFILWAPAILFWQFIVGVRTVKDGECYIQFFSNAAVTFGTAIAAFYLPVIIMTVLYWHISRASKSRIKKEKKEPVANQDPVSPSLVQGRIVKPNNNNMPSSDDGLEHNKIQNGKAPRDPVTENCVQGEEKESSNDSTSVSAVASNMRDDEITQDENTVSTSLGHSKDENSKQTCIKIGTKTPKSDSCTPTNTTVEVVGSSGQNGDEKQNIVARKIVKMTKQPAKKKPPPSREKKVTRTILAILLAFIITWAPYNVMVLINTFCATCIPNTVWTIGYWLCYINSTINPACYALCNATFKKTFKHLLMCHYKNIGATR; encoded by the coding sequence ATGAATAACTCAACAAACTCCTCTAACAATAGCCTGGCTCTTAACAGTCCTTATAAGACATTTGAAGTGGTGTTTATTGTCCTGGTGGCTGGATCCCTCAGTTTGGTGACCATTATCGGGAACATTCTAGTCATGGTTTCCATTAAAGTCAACCGCCACCTCCAGACCGTCAACAATTACTTTTTGTTCAGCTTGGCCTGTGCTGACCTTATCATAGGTGTTTTCTCCATGAACTTGTACACCCTCTACACTGTGATAGGTTACTGGCCTTTGGGACCTGTGGTGTGTGACCTTTGGCTAGCCCTGGACTATGTGGTCAGCAATGCCTCAGTTATGAATCTGCTCATCATCAGCTTTGACAGGTACTTCTGTGTCACAAAACCTCTGACCTACCCAGTCAAGCGGACCACAAAAATGGCAGGTATGATGATTGCAGCTGCCTGGGTCCTCTCTTTCATCCTCTGGGCTCCAGCCATTCTATTCTGGCAGTTCATTGTAGGGGTGAGAACTGTGAAGGATGGGGAGTGCTACATTCAGTTTTTTTCCAATGCTGCTGTCACCTTTGGTACGGCCATTGCAGCATTCTATTTGCCAGTGATCATCATGACTGTGCTATACTGGCACATATCCCGAGCCAGCAAGAGCAggataaagaaggaaaagaaggagccTGTGGCCAACCAAGACCCCGTTTCTCCAAGTCTGGTACAAGGAAGGATAGTGAAGCCAAACAATAACAACATGCCCAGCAGTGACGATGGCCTGGAGCACAACAAAATCCAGAATGGCAAAGCCCCCAGAGATCCTGTGACTGAAAACTGTGttcagggagaggagaaagagagctCCAATGACTCCACCTCAGTCAGTGCTGTTGCCTCTAATATGAGAGATGACGAAATAACTCAGGATGAAAACACAGTTTCCACTTCCCTGGGCCATTCCAAAGATGAGAACTCTAAGCAAACATGCATCAAAATTGGCACCAAGACTCCCAAAAGTGACTCATGTACCCCAACTAATACCACCGTGGAGGTAGTGGGGTCTTCAGGTCAGAATGGAGATGAAAAGCAGAACATTGTAGCCCGCAAGATTGTGAAGATGACTAAGCAGCCTGCAAAAAAGAAGCCTCCTCCTTCCCGAGAAAAGAAAGTCACCAGGACAATCTTGGCTATTCTGTTGGCTTTCATCATCACTTGGGCCCCATACAATGTCATGGTGCTCATTAACACCTTTTGTGCAACTTGCATCCCCAACACTGTGTGGACAATCGGTTACTGGCTTTGTTACATCAACAGCACTATCAACCCTGCCTGCTATGCACTTTGTAATGCCACCTTCAAGAAGACCTTTAAACACCTTCTCATGTGTCATTATAAGAACATAGGCGCTACAAGGTAA